A single window of Hyla sarda isolate aHylSar1 chromosome 2, aHylSar1.hap1, whole genome shotgun sequence DNA harbors:
- the DYNLL2 gene encoding dynein light chain 2, cytoplasmic — protein sequence MSDRKAVIKNADMSEDMQQDAVDCATQAMEKYNIEKDIAAYIKKEFDKKYNPTWHCIVGRNFGSYVTHETKHFIYFYLGQVAILLFKSG from the exons ATGTCTGACAGAAAGGCTGTGATAAAGAATGCTGATATGTCCGAGGACATGCAGCAGGATGCAGTGGACTGTGCCACACAAGCTATGGAGAAATATAACATTGAGAAGGATATTGCAGCTTATATTAAGAAG GAATTTGACAAGAAATACAACCCGACTTGGCATTGCATTGTCGGCAGAAACTTTGGCAGCTATGTAACACACGAGACAAAGCATTTCATCTATTTTTATTTGGGCCAGGTTGCAATTCTCCTCTTCAAGTCTGGCTAG